From Piliocolobus tephrosceles isolate RC106 chromosome 16, ASM277652v3, whole genome shotgun sequence, the proteins below share one genomic window:
- the TNK1 gene encoding non-receptor tyrosine-protein kinase TNK1, with the protein MLPEAGSLWLLKLLRDIQLAQFYWPILEELNVTRPEHFDFVKPEDLDGIGMGRPAQRRLSEALKRLRSGPKSKNWVYKILGGLAPEHKEPTLPSDSPTHLPEPEGGLKCLIPEGAVCRGELLGSGCFGVVHRGLWTLPNGKSVPVAVKSLRVGPEGPMGTELGDFLREVSVMMNLEHPHVLRLHGLVLGQPLQMVMELAPLGSLHARLTASAPTPPLPVSLLCLFLRQLAGAMAYLGACGLVHRDLATRNLLLASPRTIKVADFGLVRPLGGTRGRYVMGGPRPIPYAWCAPESLRHGAFSSASDVWMFGVTLWEMFSGGEEPWAGVPPYLILQRLEDRARLPRPPVCSRALYSLALRCWAPHPADRPSFSHLEGLLQEAWPSEGCCVRDVTEPGALRMETGDPITVIEGSPDSTIWKGQNGRTFKVGSFPASAVTLADAGGLPVTRPVHRGTPARGDQQPGSIDGDRKKANLWDVPPARGQRRNVPLERMKGISRSLESVLSLGPRPTGGGSSPPEIRQARAVPQGPPGLPPRPPLSSSSPQPSQPPRERLPWPKKKLPHNHPMGAPGAGKAAALSGGLLPDPELRRKIMEVELSVHGVTHQECQTALGATGGDVVSAIRNLKVDQLFHLSSRSRADCRRILEHYQWDLSAASRYVLARP; encoded by the exons ATGCTTCCTGAGGCCGGCTCCCTGTGGCTACTGAAGCTGCTCCGGGACATCCAGCTGGCCCAGTTTTACTGGCCCATCCTTGAGGAGCTTAATGTCACTCGGCCAGAGCACTTCGACTTTGTAAAGCCCGAGGACCTGGACGGCATTGGCATGGGCCGGCCTG CCCAGCGCAGACTGTCCGAAGCTCTGAAAAGGCTACGTTCCGGGCCTAAGTCTAAGAACTGGGTCTACAAG ATCCTTGGAGGTTTAGCCCCTGAGCACAAGGAGCCCACCCTGCCCTCGGACAGCCCAACGCACCTCCCTGAGCCAGAAGGGGGCCTCAAGTGTCTGATCCCAGAGGGTGCTGTTTGCAGAGGGGAGCTGCTGGGTTCGGGCTGCTTCGGTGTGGTGCACCGAGGGCTGTGGACGCTGCCCAATGGCAAGAGT GTCCCAGTGGCTGTCAAGTCCCTCCGGGTAGGTCCCGAAGGCCCGATGGGCACAGAACTGGGGGACTTCCTGCGAGAGGTATCGGTCATGATGAACTTGGAGCACCCACACGTGCTGCGTCTGCACGGCCTTGTACTGGGCCAGCCTCTGCAGATG GTGATGGAGCTGGCGCCACTGGGCTCCCTGCACGCGCGCCTAACGGCCTCGGCTCCGACACCCCCGCTGCCCGTGTCCCTGCTCTGCCTCTTCCTGCGGCAATTGGCGGGAGCCATGGCGTACCTGGGGGCCTGTGGGCTGGTGCACCGAGACCTCGCTACGCGCAACCTGCTGCTGGCGTCGCCGCGCACCATCAAGGTGGCTGACTTCGGACTGGTGCGGCCTCTGGGCGGCACCCGGGGCCGCTACGTCATGGGCGGGCCCCGCCCCATCCCCTACGCATG GTGTGCTCCAGAGAGCCTGCGCCACGGAGCCTTCTCGTCTGCCTCGGACGTGTGGATGTTTGGGGTGACGTTGTGGGAGATGTTCTCCGGGGGCGAGGAACCCTGGGCCGGGGTCCCACCGTACCTCATCCTGCAGCGGCTGGAGGACAGAGCCAGGCTGCCTAGGCCTCCCGTCTGCTCCAGGGCCCTCTACTCCCTCGCCCTGCGCTGCTGGGCCCCCCACCCTGCTGACCGGCCTAGCTTTTCCCACCTGGAGGGGCTGCTGCAAGAG GCCTGGCCTTCGGAAGGATGCTGTGTGAGGGATGTCACAGAGCCAGGCGCCCTGAGGATGGAGACTGGTGACCCCATCACAGTCATCGAGGGCAG CCCCGACTCCACAATCTGGAAGGGCCAGAATGGTCGCACCTTCAAAGTGGGCAGCTTCCCAGCCTCAGCGGTGACGCTGGCAGATGCGGGGGGCTTGCCAGTCACCCGTCCAGTTCACAGAGGCACCCCTGCCCGGGGAGATCAACAGCCAGGAAGCATAGATGG agacagaaagaaggcaAATCTTTGGGATGTGCCCCCAGCACGGGGCCAGAGGAGAAACGTGCCCCTGGAGAGGATGAAAG GCATTTCCAGGAGTCTGGAGTCAGTTCTGTCCCTGGGTCCTCGCCCCACAGGGGGTGGTTCAAGCCCCCCTGAAATTCGACAAGCCAGAGCTGTGCCCCAAGGACCCCCTGGCCTGCCTCCACGCCCACCTTTATCCTCTAGCTCTCCTCAGCCCAGCCAGCCCCCGAGGGAGAGGCTTCCCTGGCCCAAAAAAAAACTCCCACACAATCACCCCATGGGAGCGCCTGGAGCTGGTAAAGCCGCCGCCCTCTCTGGAGGCCTCTTGCCTGACCCTGAGTTGCGGAGGAAGATTATGGAG GTGGAGCTGAGTGTGCATGGGGTCACCCACCAGGAGTGCCAGACAGCACTAGGAGCCACTGGCGGAGATGTGGTTTCTGCCATCCGGAACCTCAAG GTAGACCAGCTCTTCCACCTGAGTAGCCGGTCCAGAGCTGACTGCCGGCGCATCCTGGAGCATTACCAGTGGGACCTCTCAGCTGCCAGCCGCTATGTCCTAGCCAGGCCCTGA